One Streptomyces mobaraensis NBRC 13819 = DSM 40847 DNA segment encodes these proteins:
- the mqnC gene encoding cyclic dehypoxanthinyl futalosine synthase, whose protein sequence is MTEHADLSPSEIAAVLDRAAAGGRITPEEALVLYRSAPLHALGAAADAVRRRRYAGTEHIATYIIERNINYTNSCVTACKFCAFYAPPKSDKVWTRPLDDILRRCAETVELGGTQIMFQGGHHPEYGVEYYEEHFSAIKKAFPQLVIHSLGASEVDHMARISGVSAEEAIRRIHAAGLDSFAGAGAELLPERPRKAIAPLKESGERWLEIMEIAHNLGVESTSTMLMGTGETNAERIEHLRMIRDVQDRTGGFRAFIPYTYQPENNHLKGRTQATIFEYLRMIAIARLFLDNVAHIQGSWLTTGKEVGQLSLHYGADDLGSIMLEENVVSSAGAKHRSNRQEIIDLIRKAGRVPAQRTTTYEHIVVHDDPANDPVDDRVVSHLSSTAIEGGTAHPELKLVTAD, encoded by the coding sequence GTGACAGAGCACGCCGACCTCTCGCCCTCTGAGATCGCAGCCGTCCTCGACCGCGCCGCCGCCGGCGGGCGGATCACTCCGGAGGAGGCGCTCGTCCTCTACCGGTCCGCCCCGCTGCACGCGCTGGGCGCGGCCGCGGACGCCGTGCGCCGCCGGCGCTACGCGGGTACCGAGCACATCGCGACGTACATCATCGAGCGCAACATCAACTACACGAACTCGTGCGTCACGGCGTGCAAGTTCTGCGCGTTCTACGCCCCGCCGAAGAGCGACAAGGTCTGGACCCGGCCCCTCGACGACATCCTGCGCCGCTGCGCGGAGACCGTGGAACTGGGCGGCACGCAGATCATGTTCCAGGGCGGCCACCACCCGGAGTACGGGGTGGAGTACTACGAGGAGCACTTCTCCGCGATCAAGAAGGCGTTCCCGCAGCTCGTCATCCACTCCCTTGGGGCCTCCGAGGTCGACCACATGGCGCGGATCTCGGGCGTGAGCGCCGAGGAGGCGATCCGCCGGATCCACGCGGCGGGCCTGGACTCCTTCGCGGGCGCCGGCGCCGAGCTGCTGCCGGAGCGGCCGCGCAAGGCCATCGCGCCGCTGAAGGAGTCGGGTGAGCGCTGGCTGGAGATCATGGAGATCGCCCACAACCTGGGCGTCGAGTCGACCTCCACCATGCTGATGGGCACGGGCGAGACCAACGCCGAGCGGATCGAGCACCTCCGGATGATCCGCGACGTGCAGGACCGCACGGGCGGCTTCCGCGCGTTCATCCCGTACACCTACCAGCCCGAGAACAACCACCTGAAGGGCCGGACGCAGGCGACGATCTTCGAGTACCTGCGCATGATCGCCATCGCGCGGCTGTTCCTCGACAACGTCGCGCACATCCAGGGCTCCTGGCTGACCACCGGCAAGGAGGTCGGCCAGCTCTCGCTGCACTACGGCGCGGACGACCTGGGCTCGATCATGCTGGAGGAGAACGTCGTCTCCTCGGCGGGCGCCAAGCACCGCTCGAACCGGCAGGAGATCATCGACCTGATCCGCAAGGCGGGCCGCGTCCCGGCGCAGCGGACGACGACGTACGAGCACATCGTGGTCCACGACGACCCGGCGAACGACCCGGTCGACGACCGCGTCGTCTCGCACCTCTCCTCCACGGCGATCGAGGGCGGCACGGCCCACCCGGAGCTCAAGCTCGTCACCGCCGACTGA